From Salmo salar chromosome ssa04, Ssal_v3.1, whole genome shotgun sequence, one genomic window encodes:
- the LOC123742450 gene encoding SLC35A4 upstream open reading frame protein — translation MADDKLKDLAELKDQLEDIQHRVEKEVQAGIPQGGSVLASPFLKGFLAGYVVSRLRSSAVLGVVLGTCTGIFAAQNFDVPNIEETLKDYFNTLKGPSK, via the exons ATGGCGGACGACAAG CTAAAGGATCTGGCAGAGCTCAAGGACCAGCTAGAGGATATTCAGCACCGTGTGGAGAAGGAGGTACAGGCTGGGATCCCACAG GGTGGCAGTGTGCTGGCCTCTCCTTTCCTCAAGGGCTTCTTGGCAGGGTATGTCGTGTCTAGGCTGCGATCCTCTGCGGTTTTGGGCGTGGTCCTTGGGACTTGCACAGGCATCTTTGCAGCTCAAAACTTTGACGTGCCCAACATCGAGGAAACTCTGAAAGACTATTTCAACACTCTTAAAGGACCCAGCAAGTAG